The following proteins come from a genomic window of Nostoc sp. TCL26-01:
- the hisB gene encoding imidazoleglycerol-phosphate dehydratase HisB: protein MQITNYPQVNLSSLPRIASVHRTTGETDIEVTINLDGTGICNAATGIPFLDHMLHQISSHGLIDLDVRAKGDWEIDDHHTNEDVGITLGQALYQALGDRKGIVRFGNFLAPLDEALVQVALDFSGRPHLSYGLQIPTQRVGTYDTQLVREFFVALVNHSQMTLHIRQLDGINSHHIIEATFKAFARATRMAIEVDPRRAGTIPSSKGVL from the coding sequence ATGCAAATCACCAATTATCCCCAAGTAAATTTATCTTCCTTACCGCGAATTGCCTCTGTTCACCGGACAACAGGGGAAACTGATATCGAGGTGACAATCAATCTAGATGGTACAGGCATTTGTAACGCAGCCACTGGTATTCCGTTTTTAGACCATATGTTGCATCAGATTTCCTCCCACGGATTGATTGACTTGGATGTCAGAGCCAAGGGAGACTGGGAAATTGATGATCACCACACAAATGAAGACGTAGGTATCACTTTAGGACAAGCTTTATATCAAGCATTAGGCGATCGCAAAGGTATTGTCCGCTTTGGTAATTTTCTCGCACCTTTAGACGAAGCTTTAGTACAAGTAGCCCTCGATTTCTCTGGCCGTCCTCACCTCAGCTACGGCTTGCAAATTCCGACTCAACGGGTAGGAACCTATGACACGCAATTAGTGAGAGAATTTTTTGTAGCATTGGTCAACCATAGCCAAATGACACTGCATATTCGCCAATTAGACGGCATCAATTCCCATCACATCATTGAAGCTACATTTAAAGCCTTTGCCAGAGCCACCAGAATGGC
- the fabI gene encoding enoyl-ACP reductase FabI, with translation MLNLTGKNALVTGIANNRSIAWGIAQQLHAAGANLGITYLPDEKGKMEKKVAELVEPLNPSLFLPCNVQNDEQIQSTFETIRDKWGRVDILIHCLAFANKDDLTGDFSQTSRAGFATALEISTYSLVQLSGAAKPLMTEGGSIITLTYLGGVRAVPNYNVMGVAKAGLESSVRYLASELGPQNIRVNAISAGPIRTLASSAVGGILDMIHHVEQVAPLRRTVTQLEVGNTAAFLASDLASGITGQVLYVDAGYEIMGM, from the coding sequence ATGCTGAATCTGACTGGAAAAAACGCCCTGGTTACAGGTATCGCCAATAATCGCTCTATTGCTTGGGGAATTGCCCAACAACTGCACGCTGCCGGAGCTAATCTTGGTATAACTTACCTACCAGATGAAAAAGGCAAAATGGAGAAGAAAGTTGCCGAACTAGTAGAACCACTCAACCCTAGTTTATTTCTTCCCTGTAATGTCCAAAACGACGAACAGATTCAGTCTACCTTTGAAACCATCCGTGATAAATGGGGTAGGGTAGATATTCTGATTCACTGTCTTGCTTTTGCTAACAAAGATGATTTGACAGGAGATTTTAGCCAAACTTCTCGCGCTGGTTTTGCCACTGCTTTAGAAATTAGTACCTATTCGTTGGTGCAGTTAAGTGGTGCAGCAAAACCTCTAATGACAGAAGGCGGTAGCATCATTACATTGACCTATTTAGGTGGTGTGAGAGCAGTGCCTAACTACAACGTTATGGGAGTTGCCAAAGCAGGATTAGAATCGAGTGTGCGTTATTTAGCATCAGAATTAGGCCCCCAAAATATTCGGGTAAATGCCATATCTGCCGGCCCCATCCGCACCTTAGCATCCAGCGCCGTTGGTGGCATTTTAGATATGATTCACCATGTAGAACAAGTAGCACCCCTGCGTCGTACTGTCACCCAGTTAGAAGTGGGCAATACTGCGGCATTCTTGGCCAGTGATTTAGCTAGCGGCATCACCGGACAAGTCCTGTACGTGGATGCAGGGTATGAAATCATGGGAATGTAA
- the ntcA gene encoding global nitrogen regulator NtcA: MIVTQDKALANVFRQMATGAFPPVVETFERNKTIFFPGDPAERVYFLLKGAVKLSRVYEAGEEITVALLRENSVFGVLSLLTGNKSDRFYHAVAFTPVELLSAPIEQVEQALKENPELSMLMLRGLSSRILQTEMMIETLAHRDMGSRLVSFLLILCRDFGVPCADGITIDLKLSHQAIAEAIGSTRVTVTRLLGDLREKKMISIHKKKITVHKPVTLSRQFT; the protein is encoded by the coding sequence ATGATCGTGACACAAGATAAGGCCCTAGCAAATGTTTTTCGTCAGATGGCAACCGGCGCTTTTCCGCCTGTTGTCGAAACGTTTGAACGCAATAAAACGATCTTTTTTCCTGGCGATCCAGCTGAACGAGTTTATTTTCTTTTGAAAGGCGCTGTGAAACTTTCCAGGGTGTACGAGGCAGGAGAAGAAATTACAGTTGCACTGCTGAGAGAAAATAGCGTTTTTGGTGTGTTGTCTTTGTTGACAGGAAACAAGTCGGATCGGTTTTATCATGCGGTGGCATTTACACCTGTAGAGTTATTGTCTGCACCAATTGAACAAGTTGAGCAAGCACTCAAGGAAAATCCAGAATTATCGATGTTGATGCTGCGGGGTCTATCTTCGCGGATTCTGCAAACAGAGATGATGATTGAAACCTTAGCTCACCGGGATATGGGTTCGAGGTTGGTGAGTTTTCTGTTGATTCTCTGTCGTGATTTTGGTGTGCCTTGTGCTGATGGCATCACCATTGATCTGAAGCTATCTCATCAAGCGATCGCTGAAGCCATCGGTTCTACTCGCGTTACCGTTACTCGGTTATTAGGGGATTTGCGTGAGAAGAAGATGATTTCTATCCACAAAAAGAAAATCACTGTGCATAAACCCGTAACTCTCAGTCGGCAGTTCACTTAA
- a CDS encoding DUF3084 domain-containing protein, with product MTTGYILIAAILILGGVIATVGDRIGTRVGKARLSLFKLRPKNTAVLVTILTGGLISATTLAILFIADEGLRKGVFELEDIQKDLRQKREQLKVAEAQKSQVENERNKANQELEITRNDKKQVETQRDEAKKEKLKAQKDLAQTQSQFQRTQKQLGQIVTQYRRAIAELQSVYNQRKALQAAVEQLRTERQKLFAEAKKAIEQRDRELANRQKAIEQRDRELANRQETIEQRDRKISQLDKLIQNRNVEITAREEVIAKRESRLKELEKQQDYLEQEVARLEKYYQSYRDLRLGKLALVRGQVLAGGVVRVNQATAARQVIIQLLREANRNANIELTEPGTNFTETELLRVTPDRVDQLVKQIDDGREYVVRIFSAGNYVRGEKQIEFFADTARNVLVFSGGEVLATTTADPKTMTSYQLRQRLDLLISASQFRARNAGIVEGVQIDGAFVRFISLLGQVSQPIEIKAIATEDTYTAGPLRVKLVAIQNGQIIFST from the coding sequence ATGACCACCGGGTACATCCTCATCGCAGCAATTCTAATTTTGGGAGGCGTAATTGCCACTGTTGGCGATCGCATCGGCACAAGAGTTGGCAAAGCCCGCCTCTCTCTATTTAAGCTTCGCCCCAAAAATACGGCTGTACTGGTAACTATTCTCACTGGTGGGTTGATTTCAGCCACAACCCTGGCAATCTTGTTTATTGCTGACGAAGGCTTACGCAAAGGGGTTTTTGAGTTAGAAGATATTCAAAAAGACCTCAGACAAAAGCGGGAACAGTTAAAAGTCGCAGAAGCCCAAAAAAGTCAGGTAGAAAATGAGCGCAATAAAGCCAATCAAGAATTAGAGATTACAAGAAACGATAAAAAACAGGTAGAAACTCAGCGAGACGAAGCTAAAAAAGAAAAATTAAAAGCGCAAAAAGACTTAGCACAAACCCAATCACAATTCCAGCGTACACAAAAACAACTTGGGCAAATAGTCACACAATATAGGCGAGCGATCGCTGAACTACAAAGCGTTTACAATCAAAGAAAAGCCCTACAAGCAGCAGTTGAACAACTCAGGACAGAACGCCAAAAATTATTTGCAGAAGCCAAAAAAGCCATAGAACAACGGGATCGAGAACTAGCTAACCGCCAAAAAGCTATAGAACAACGCGATAGGGAACTAGCTAATCGCCAAGAAACTATAGAACAACGCGATCGCAAAATTTCCCAACTCGATAAACTCATCCAAAATCGCAACGTAGAAATTACAGCCCGCGAAGAAGTAATTGCTAAGAGAGAATCTCGTCTCAAAGAATTAGAAAAACAGCAAGATTATTTAGAACAAGAAGTAGCTAGACTGGAAAAATATTACCAGTCATATCGTGATTTACGTTTAGGTAAACTAGCATTAGTGCGTGGGCAAGTTTTAGCCGGTGGTGTAGTTCGCGTTAACCAAGCTACAGCAGCTCGTCAGGTAATCATACAACTACTACGAGAAGCCAACCGTAACGCTAATATCGAATTAACAGAACCTGGAACAAATTTTACAGAAACAGAACTACTACGTGTGACTCCAGATAGAGTTGACCAGCTAGTTAAACAAATTGATGATGGTAGAGAATATGTAGTGAGAATATTCTCGGCTGGCAATTATGTGAGGGGAGAAAAGCAAATAGAATTTTTCGCTGATACAGCCAGAAATGTCTTAGTATTTTCTGGCGGTGAGGTTTTAGCCACCACTACGGCTGATCCTAAAACCATGACATCCTATCAACTCAGGCAAAGACTAGATTTATTAATTTCCGCATCGCAATTTCGGGCGAGAAATGCCGGCATCGTGGAAGGTGTGCAAATAGATGGTGCTTTTGTTCGTTTTATCTCTTTACTAGGACAAGTTAGTCAACCAATCGAAATAAAAGCGATCGCCACCGAAGATACTTACACCGCAGGGCCTTTAAGAGTTAAATTAGTAGCAATTCAAAACGGGCAAATTATTTTTAGTACTTAA
- a CDS encoding Uma2 family endonuclease, translating into MYNYNPLECLPSSAELPDSDDTPVDNELQILIPNLLLAILAAIWQTRNDWFFGINMGIYHTPLQPAIVPDGFLSLGVERFVGENGRSSYVFWEEEGIAPILALEVISQTYNGEYEQKKIDYAQLGILYYAIYAPTRLRRKRQRLEVYRLIEGQYILQLGDKIWMPEIGLGIGREQGTYQGRTREWLFWYDQDGNRYQTPEEVNAQQQQQLEQTQQQLQELLARLQQQGIDPNLL; encoded by the coding sequence ATGTATAATTACAACCCTTTAGAATGCCTACCTTCATCGGCGGAACTACCAGATTCTGATGACACTCCTGTGGATAACGAACTGCAAATATTAATTCCCAATTTATTGTTAGCCATCTTAGCTGCGATTTGGCAAACCCGTAATGACTGGTTTTTCGGTATCAATATGGGGATTTACCATACACCATTACAACCTGCTATTGTCCCCGATGGATTTTTGAGTTTGGGTGTTGAACGTTTTGTTGGAGAAAATGGACGTTCTAGTTACGTTTTTTGGGAAGAAGAAGGGATTGCACCCATTTTAGCTTTAGAAGTGATTTCTCAAACTTACAATGGCGAGTATGAACAAAAGAAAATAGATTATGCCCAATTAGGCATTTTATATTATGCCATTTATGCGCCTACACGGCTACGTCGTAAGCGTCAACGTTTAGAAGTTTATCGCTTAATTGAAGGTCAGTACATTTTACAACTCGGCGATAAAATTTGGATGCCGGAAATTGGTTTAGGTATCGGACGAGAACAGGGTACTTATCAAGGAAGAACACGAGAATGGTTGTTTTGGTATGACCAAGATGGTAACAGATACCAAACTCCTGAAGAGGTAAACGCACAACAGCAACAACAATTAGAACAAACTCAACAACAGCTTCAAGAACTTTTAGCCAGATTACAACAACAAGGTATTGACCCAAATTTACTATGA
- a CDS encoding pre-16S rRNA-processing nuclease YqgF: protein MSFSQFSPTQPVILGFDPGKDKCGLAVMGLDRQLCYHQVVPSPAAIATIDTLRQQFPISLLVMGNQTTAKRWKQQLQEELVEPLNVILVDERYSTLEARDRYWQMFPPQGLTKLLPQGMRQPPRPIDDIVAILLIERYLNRLSQ, encoded by the coding sequence ATGTCCTTTAGCCAATTTTCGCCCACACAACCAGTTATTTTAGGCTTTGATCCGGGGAAAGATAAGTGTGGTTTAGCAGTGATGGGATTGGATCGGCAATTATGCTACCACCAAGTCGTCCCTTCTCCAGCAGCGATCGCCACTATTGATACCCTCAGACAACAGTTTCCCATATCTTTACTAGTCATGGGTAATCAAACTACAGCAAAACGCTGGAAACAACAGCTACAGGAAGAATTAGTCGAGCCTTTAAATGTGATTTTAGTAGACGAGCGCTACAGTACCTTAGAAGCACGCGATCGCTATTGGCAGATGTTTCCCCCTCAAGGACTAACTAAGCTACTACCACAAGGTATGCGCCAGCCACCACGCCCCATAGATGATATCGTCGCCATTCTCCTAATTGAAAGATATTTAAATCGTCTTAGTCAATAG
- a CDS encoding DUF3146 family protein — protein MSAKRLPETTAYVKITRQSWQHGFLEGEVSAGDFEWHFQWHFRRGELLVKPSQGRALIKEPLGRFLEQQDYQLEPGGDYAFTIRAQL, from the coding sequence GTGAGTGCTAAACGTCTGCCGGAAACTACTGCTTACGTAAAAATTACACGCCAATCATGGCAACACGGCTTCTTGGAAGGTGAAGTGAGTGCTGGTGACTTTGAGTGGCATTTCCAATGGCACTTCCGTCGGGGAGAACTCCTAGTCAAACCTTCCCAAGGACGCGCCTTAATCAAAGAACCTTTAGGTCGTTTTTTGGAACAGCAAGATTATCAACTAGAACCAGGGGGGGATTATGCTTTTACCATTCGCGCACAGTTATGA
- a CDS encoding glucosamine-6-phosphate deaminase, protein MVVATKFFHVDHLSVQIYKSEAEMALDVAVIVGKYLQSVLQQQDTAAILLATGNSQLKFLDALIALGDVDWSKITLFHLDEYLGITADHPASFRRYLRERVEKRVMPQKFHYIEGDTLEPLAECDRYTKLLQAQPIDLCCLGVGENGHLAFNDPAVANFHDPHSVKLVKLDQVNRQQQVNTGQFPHIDSVPQYAFTVTIPLICSAKKIICLAPEQRKAQVVKEILQATVSINCPASILRQQPQANLFLDLNSAQLLSGK, encoded by the coding sequence ATGGTAGTTGCCACAAAATTTTTTCATGTTGATCATCTGTCGGTACAAATATACAAATCTGAGGCTGAAATGGCTTTAGATGTTGCAGTGATAGTGGGCAAGTATTTACAGTCTGTGCTACAACAACAAGACACAGCAGCCATCTTATTAGCAACAGGAAATTCCCAACTCAAATTTCTGGATGCGTTGATTGCTTTGGGTGATGTAGATTGGTCAAAAATTACGTTATTTCATTTAGATGAATATTTGGGAATTACAGCTGATCATCCAGCTAGCTTTCGCCGCTATTTGCGAGAACGTGTAGAAAAGCGAGTAATGCCTCAGAAATTTCACTACATTGAAGGTGATACATTAGAACCGTTAGCAGAGTGCGATCGCTACACCAAACTTTTGCAAGCACAACCAATAGATTTATGTTGCTTAGGAGTTGGTGAAAATGGACACTTGGCTTTTAATGACCCTGCTGTCGCCAATTTTCACGATCCGCATAGCGTTAAACTAGTCAAACTTGACCAAGTTAACCGCCAACAACAAGTTAATACTGGTCAATTTCCTCATATCGATAGCGTCCCTCAGTATGCTTTTACTGTGACTATACCTTTGATTTGTTCCGCTAAAAAAATAATTTGTCTAGCACCAGAACAACGTAAAGCACAGGTAGTCAAGGAAATCTTACAAGCAACAGTCAGCATAAATTGCCCAGCTTCTATACTCCGCCAACAACCACAAGCAAATTTGTTTTTGGATCTTAATTCTGCTCAATTGCTATCGGGAAAGTAG
- a CDS encoding HAD family phosphatase, translated as MLAAILFDLDGTIVNSDPIHYQAWQQMLWKHGIEMDETFYKSRISGRLNPEITSDILPQLSTVEGLKFAEEKEALFRQLASNLSPIAGFTELIEWTQTHQLNRALVTNAPPLNAEFMLEVLGITETFQQIVLADDCIAGKPDPAPYQVALQKLGIKPEEAIALEDSPSGIRAAVGAGIRTIGIASTHDPKALQAVGAFLVIPDFTDLQLWTLLNSLIEADLSLV; from the coding sequence ATGCTTGCTGCGATTCTTTTTGATTTAGACGGTACTATCGTCAACTCTGACCCCATACATTATCAAGCTTGGCAACAAATGCTATGGAAACATGGCATAGAAATGGATGAAACATTTTACAAGTCACGAATTAGTGGTCGATTAAACCCAGAAATTACTAGTGATATTTTGCCTCAATTGTCAACAGTAGAAGGGTTGAAATTTGCAGAAGAAAAAGAAGCACTTTTCCGCCAACTAGCTAGTAACCTGTCTCCAATAGCAGGATTTACAGAATTAATAGAATGGACACAAACACATCAATTAAACCGTGCATTAGTCACAAATGCTCCGCCATTGAATGCCGAATTTATGCTGGAAGTTTTGGGAATTACAGAAACTTTTCAGCAAATTGTCTTAGCAGATGATTGCATAGCGGGTAAACCTGATCCTGCACCTTATCAAGTTGCTTTACAAAAATTAGGGATTAAACCTGAAGAAGCGATCGCCTTAGAAGATTCTCCTTCCGGAATTCGTGCCGCAGTGGGTGCTGGTATCCGGACTATTGGTATTGCCTCCACTCACGATCCTAAAGCTTTGCAAGCAGTTGGTGCATTTCTAGTAATTCCCGATTTTACCGATTTGCAATTATGGACATTGCTCAATTCGCTCATAGAAGCAGATTTGAGTTTAGTGTAA